In Streptomyces camelliae, the sequence TCGTGCAGCCAGCTGACGGTCTGCAGGCCCATGTGCGGGTGCGGGGGTACCTGCATGCCGGGCTCGTCGGCGATGTCATCGGGGCCGTAGTGGTCGACGAATGCCCAGGCGCCGATCATGCGCCGGCCGAGGTTCGGCAGCAGCCGGCGCACTTCGGTGGATTCCCCGAGCTGTACGTGTCGCGGGCTCAGCAGCTCGCGGACGGGTTCGGCGACGACGAATCCGCGGCCGCCGCACACGCTCGGTACGGGCGCGCGGTCAAGGTTGCTCATGCGGCACAACCTAGCGGGGGCGGGGGCGGCGGCGCGCCCGGAACGGCGGCCCGGTCCGTGTCTTCAGCCGGTCGAGCAGTCCGGTGAGTTCCACCCGGATCCCGGGTGCCTCGGGACCGGATCGCAGCAGGCGCAGGTGTCAGGCCTGCTCCACCGTCGCCGTCACCGGTGTTCCCGTCTCCACCGTACGGCTGACCGTGCAGAGGCGGTCGTGGGAGGTCTTCACCGCCCGGGGCAGGATCGCGCGGGCCCGTTCGGCGCCCTCGCCGTCGGGGAACGTGACGTGGAAGGTGACGGCGAGGTCCGTGAGGCGGTTGCCGAGGTCGTCGTCGACCTTCGTACCCCGCACGTCGACGGTGAAGGCGGTGGGCTCCGCGTGCCGGCCGGTCGCGATGTCCACGTCCACCGCCGTGCAGCCGCCGAGTGCCGCCAGCAGCAGCTCGACGGGGGTGAACTCGGTGTCACCCGCGGCGCCGGTGCCGAAGGAGATCGTGCCGCCGCGGGCGTTCGTCGCGGTGAAGTGGCCGGTGCTGGTGCGCTCCACGGTGACGGTGCGCAGGGAGTTGTCGGTCATACCGGCGACCCTAACTCGGCAGGGGCCGCGTCACCGGCCGAGCACTTTGCCCGGGTTGAGCAGGCCGTGAGGGTCGAGGGCGTCCTTGACCGCCCGGTTGAGGGCCATGACCTCCGGGCCCAGCTCGGCGTGCAGCCCCTCCCGCTTGAGCAGGCCGACCCCGTGCTCCCCGGTGACCGTGCCGCCCAGCGCCAGGGCCTCGGTGATGATCTCGCGGAAGGCGGCCTGCGCCCGCTCCCGCGCCGCCTCGTCGCCGGGCGGGGTGATCAGCAGCGGGTGCAGATTGCCGTCCCCGGCGTGGGCGATGTTGGCGATGAGCGTGTCGTGCCGCTCGGCGAGGGCGTGGATGCGGCCGAGCATCTCCGGGACGGCGGACTTCGGTACGCAGATGTCCTCGGTGAGCACGGGGCCGAGCCGTTCCAGGGCCGGGTAGGCGAGCCGGCGCGCCTCGAACAGCGCGTCCGCCTCCTGCGGGTCGGTGGAGCGGGCCGCCCAGGTGGCACCCGCGGCCTCGAAACAGCGCAGGACGGTCTCGGCCTCCTCCTCGCCCGCCTTCCCGGGCGCGTCGGTGCGGCCGAGCAGGACGACGTCCGCGTCGGCGGACAGCCCCATCTGCTTCCACGCGTCGACGGCCTCCAGGCAGTACCGGTCGATGAGTTCCAGCGCGGAGGGGGTCACTCCGGCGGCGGCCACCGCGGCGACCGCGCGGCCCGCGTCCACGACGGACGAGAAGTACCCGGCGACCGTGTGCTCCGGCGGGCGGCCGGGCCGCAGCCGGAGCGTCACCTCGGTGATCACGCCGAGGGTGCCCTCGGACCCGACCATCAGGCCGGTGAGGTCGTAGCCCGCGACGCCCTTGGCGGTACGGCGGCCGACCCGGACGAGTTCCCCGGTGCCGGTGACGAACTGCAGGCCCAGCACGTAGTCGCGGGTGACGCCGTACTTCACACAGCAGATTCCGCCCGCGTTCGTGGCCACGTTGCCGCCGATGGTGGACCAGCGGGCGCTGGCCGGATCCGGCGGGTACCACAGGCCGTGCGCGGCGCAGGCGGTGCGCAGGTCCTCGTTGACGACGCCGGGTTCGACGACCGCGAGCCGCTCCAGCGGGTCGATGCGCTTGACGGCCGTCATGGCCTCGGTGGACAGCACCACCGCCCCGTCGACGGCGTTCGCGCCGCCGGACAGCCCGGTGCCGGCCCCGCGCGGCACCACCGAGGCCGCGTGGTCGAGGCAGGCGAGGACGACCGCGCGCACCTCCTCGGCGGCGCGTGGCCGCACCAGTGCCGTGGGCCGTCCGTGGGGCGCCCATTCCGCCTCGTCGTGCGCGTAACGCGCCAGCACGGCCGGGTCGGTGACGACGCGTCCCCCGGGCAGGTCGCGGTGGAGGCGTTCGATCAGTGCGGAGTCCGGGGCGTCCGGCGGGCGATCCGGGAGGGCGTGGGGCATGGCAGCACCGTAATCCGGTATGTCCCGCGGCGGCCGGTGAACGGGGCGATCTCGGCGCGGAAACCGGGAAGTCC encodes:
- a CDS encoding OsmC family protein produces the protein MTDNSLRTVTVERTSTGHFTATNARGGTISFGTGAAGDTEFTPVELLLAALGGCTAVDVDIATGRHAEPTAFTVDVRGTKVDDDLGNRLTDLAVTFHVTFPDGEGAERARAILPRAVKTSHDRLCTVSRTVETGTPVTATVEQA
- a CDS encoding FAD-binding oxidoreductase, whose protein sequence is MPHALPDRPPDAPDSALIERLHRDLPGGRVVTDPAVLARYAHDEAEWAPHGRPTALVRPRAAEEVRAVVLACLDHAASVVPRGAGTGLSGGANAVDGAVVLSTEAMTAVKRIDPLERLAVVEPGVVNEDLRTACAAHGLWYPPDPASARWSTIGGNVATNAGGICCVKYGVTRDYVLGLQFVTGTGELVRVGRRTAKGVAGYDLTGLMVGSEGTLGVITEVTLRLRPGRPPEHTVAGYFSSVVDAGRAVAAVAAAGVTPSALELIDRYCLEAVDAWKQMGLSADADVVLLGRTDAPGKAGEEEAETVLRCFEAAGATWAARSTDPQEADALFEARRLAYPALERLGPVLTEDICVPKSAVPEMLGRIHALAERHDTLIANIAHAGDGNLHPLLITPPGDEAARERAQAAFREIITEALALGGTVTGEHGVGLLKREGLHAELGPEVMALNRAVKDALDPHGLLNPGKVLGR